In the genome of Plasmodium chabaudi chabaudi strain AS genome assembly, chromosome: 6, one region contains:
- a CDS encoding major facilitator superfamily domain-containing protein, putative, giving the protein MNNSCIHTDDESYTCYIKLKDENLKEMTKVSAVIFWYFCFFVYVWYINIVCVYPLKFNDGYFIIYYFIQGCGSLLLGLFSDIYGKRKCLNISFLFLIASFSTILLTISSSDFLFIDNIKNFNNPKYDIHSNQNVFAQDDSANNLTPFFSLKEGNDFFDQNDNFGENKYKILNSHNNNIQDDNNYMNKSENENVSHMADTYSNDNHDQNVLNKKARRPNNDNNSNIEPVNIRGDNTDDAENLTAKHGNQHTNSNNKYIEIKLKLNNNFQKLHEQLIKKVTDDIKKKNNEILNKKHINNIIQLCVKTNLKKHFMDIKNYNIGMAKNIRRKKGVITNNDNDNNYYFRNNADSENSDIYMENNYDHIVNKCVDGIISMYNDGEDDNYVIGQSDDLQLLHNENGKNNKSIIKFLETLFEKTDHSESKYSYIYKILFYLITFATGFFAKGISNILCIIITEHIKSNYRTKSVCLIYIIENISLILIRSLFVFNTYINLFILYKINILVCIFLNLIIIILLNIYFSDINTNVLKMQKDNINKLQNHENGIENNQIPNDDDNGSNSDINNEKKKRKKSIFSAFKKKNIDSNKSESANYDTIQVFKFDKNYNDIKRELSNDILKLKAAANIIDNEESIHLELMNKDMEDNVLDNASSLSDDISNIPNELSNKRNTTDEVINILSDNSGILSDIPNIDNSPNEINETDNSKSSPQKNIKKINSLTKTNNKKKGLKRSKTIGVSYKHILNGRMLDTIDKNELLEKLNNNSEFLQYIEELKNNNILNIYKMWVRYTFKAHKYVVWALCLLYFMFNFLYISFFVIYNIFIYDIKSQFHFYTYNNSFLILNFVLLLFYLFLYCNIKNKIIKVLNLFGCIITTFISFSFILFIYSTSYFTISLHDHTYILYTIIFYMFLSIPNVSLFLFYTFFSHTLCKGLLLGMFVFFGHLGFITYAIIRFFIVPKHLAAVNLIFSCIICIISFIVIILYIPQASSSINYKRIDEAYFYHFLLYLSNKKIVSPHYTNMAVPSEEK; this is encoded by the coding sequence atgaataatagCTGTATACACACAGACGACGAATCATATACatgttatataaaattaaaagatgaaaatttGAAGGAAATGACAAAAGTTAGCGCTGTAATTTTTTggtatttttgtttttttgtatatgttTGGTACATAAACATTGTTTGTGTATACCCATTAAAGTTTAATGATggctattttattatatactacTTTATACAAGGATGTGGAAGTTTACTCCTTGGACTATTTTCGGatatatatggaaaaagAAAGTGTTTGaacatttcttttttatttttaattgctTCATTTTCAACAATATTGCTTACAATAAGTTCCTCTGATTTCTTATTTATTGATAACatcaaaaattttaataatccaaaatatgatattcATTCAAATCAAAATGTATTTGCTCAAGATGATTCAGCAAATAATTTAACGCCTTTTTTTAGTCTAAAAGAAGGAAATGATTTTTTCGATCAAAATGACAACTTtggtgaaaataaatataaaatactgAACagtcataataataacatacAAGACGACAATAATTACATGAACAAAtcagaaaatgaaaatgtttCTCATATGGCTGATACTTATTCAAATGACAACCATGatcaaaatgttttaaataaaaaagctaGAAGGCccaataatgataataatagtaatatcGAACCAGTAAATATTAGAGGAGACAATACTGATGATGCAGAAAATTTGACTGCTAAACATGGTAATCAACATACTAATtcgaataataaatatattgaaataaaattaaaattaaataataatttccaAAAATTACATGAAcagttaataaaaaaagtaacagatgatataaaaaaaaaaaataatgaaattttaaataaaaaacatataaataacataATTCAATTATGTGTGAAAACAAATCtgaaaaaacattttatggacataaaaaattacaatatTGGGATGGCTAAAAATATCCGACGAAAAAAAGGTGTCATTACCAACaatgataatgataataattattattttcgtaACAATGCAGACAGCGAAAACAgcgatatatatatggaaaataattatgaccATATAGTAAATAAGTGTGTGGATGGAATTATATCAATGTATAATGATGGAGAAGATGATAATTATGTTATTGGACAAAGTGATGATCTACAATTGTTGCATAATGAAAATGGCAAAAACAATAAGtcaattattaaattccTTGAAACATTATTTGAAAAGACTGATCACAGTGAAAgcaaatattcatatatttataaaatattattttatttaataacatTTGCAACCGGGTTTTTTGCAAAAGGGAtaagtaatatattatgtattataattaCAGAACATATAAAATCGAATTATAGAACAAAAAGCGTgtgtttaatatatattattgaaaacatatcattaattttaatccgatctttatttgtttttaatacatatattaatttatttatattatataaaataaatattttggtttgtatctttttaaatttaataattattattttactaaatatatattttagtgACATAAATACTAATGTActaaaaatgcaaaaagaTAATATCAACAAGTTACAAAATCATGAAAATGGaatagaaaataatcaGATACCTAATGATGACGATAATGGCTCGAACAGTGATATAaacaatgaaaaaaaaaaaagaaaaaaaagtattttttcggcttttaaaaaaaaaaatatcgatTCAAATAAATCTGAAAGTGCAAATTATGACACAATTCAAGTTTTCAAATTtgacaaaaattataatgatataaaaagagAGTTGTCTAATGATAtcttaaaattaaaagctGCTGCAAACATAATCGACAATGAAGAAAGTATACATCTTGAGCTTATGAATAAAGATATGGAAGATAACGTATTAGATAATGCAAGCAGTCTAAGCGATGATATAAGTAATATACCAAACGAGTTAAGTAATAAACGAAACACAACAGATgaagtaataaatatattaagtgATAATTCAGGTATATTAAGTGATATACCCAATATAGACAACTCACCAAATGAAATTAATGAAACAGATAATTCAAAATCGTCAccccaaaaaaatatcaaaaaaataaattcattaacaaaaacaaataataaaaaaaagggaTTAAAAAGATCGAAAACTATTGGGGTAAGTTATAAGCATATACTAAATGGTAGAATGCTTGATACAATTGATAAAAACGAATTATTAGAAaagttaaataataatagcgaatttttacaatatattgaagaattaaaaaataataatatattaaatatatataaaatgtggGTAAGATATACATTTAAAgcacataaatatgttgtTTGGGCTTTAtgcttattatattttatgtttaattttctatatattagtttctttgtaatatataatatatttatatatgatattaaaagtcaatttcatttttatacatataataattcctTTCTAATATTAAACTTTGttcttttacttttttatttatttttgtattgtaatataaaaaataaaataatcaaagtattaaatttatttgggTGCATAATTACAACATtcatatcattttcttttatattatttatttattcgaCATCCTATTTTACAATCTCACTTCATGatcatacatatatattatatacaattatattttatatgtttttgtCTATACCTAATGTttcattgtttttattttatacattCTTTTCACACACATTATGTAAAGGATTATTACTTGGGatgtttgttttttttggaCACCTTGgttttattacatatgctattattcgattttttatagtCCCAAAACATTTGGCGGCagttaatttaatattttcatgtattatttgtattatttcatttattgtaattattttgtatatccCACAAGCTAGTTCATCAATCAATTATAAACGTATCGACGAagcttatttttatcactttttgttatatctttctaacaaaaaaattgtttccCCACATTACACAAATATGGCTGTACCATCcgaagaaaaataa
- a CDS encoding threonylcarbamoyl-AMP synthase, putative, which translates to MARIIEGEELIKNDDVKKMLKEHIKKNNLIGFPTETVYGLGGNSLSEISLKNIFKMKNRPVSDPIISHVYDIAQAFDQLYHINMYEKYIIYILNSNFSPGPLSVIAKAKEYLPLILTAHTQFCAVRIPNNKIAREIIKICNIPIAAPSANKFQHISPTNSLHVYEEFKDENILIFDDGQCDIGIESTVIKIIKYKKQKEKDISNYSHNENHNFDEYNNDDEIMIDEEYERECNTEISDLKCTLNCNNDVSNFEVFEKLKEVFEMIKTGDILKETDENIKIMKSKITEQILKYKNLYNYEIKIYRRGKYTKNDIKDVLNNTPLLNDIRVSMYKKIEFEKMNILNNKPDEGNHEIGNNALDSKEMNIVRDNYPNNNENDNSSLSNNIVSNEESMKNEVSPGTLLTHYSPVVSTYLIDIIKNKDEISNSYNSKLLNIDLNKCVFLDIGNSFFEYENNFLKYLNISYDNLEVNEQIKYVTKNFFLFLRKAENLAINHQAEYIFISIVNLKSLDELTLSIFDRIFRSASGKLFKVFINQHKQLEFFNN; encoded by the coding sequence atggCACGAATAATTGAAGGAGAAgagttaataaaaaatgatgacgttaagaaaatgttgaaggaacatataaaaaaaaataatttaattggGTTTCCAACAGAAACAGTATATGGATTAGGAGGGAATTCATTAAGTGAaatttctttaaaaaatatatttaaaatgaaaaatagaCCAGTTAGTGATCCTATAATATCACATGTATATGATATAGCACAAGCATTTGATCaattatatcatataaatatgtatgaaaaatatattatatatatattaaatagtaATTTTTCTCCTGGTCCATTATCAGTTATAGCAAAAGCAAAGGAATATCTCCCATTAATTTTAACAGCACATACTCAATTTTGTGCTGTAAGGAtaccaaataataaaatagcgagagaaattataaaaatatgtaatataccCATAGCTGCACCATCGGCTAACAAATTTCAACACATTAGTCCAACGAACTCTTTACATGTTTATGAAGAATttaaagatgaaaatattttaatttttgacGATGGGCAATGTGATATAGGAATTGAGTCTACTgtaatcaaaataataaagtataAGAAGCagaaagaaaaagatataaGTAATTATAGTCATAATGAAAATCACAATTttgatgaatataataatgacgACGAAATAATGATAGATGAAGAATATGAAAGGGAATGTAACACCGAAATAAGCGATTTAAAATGTACATTGAATTGTAATAATGATGTTTCAAATTTTGAagtttttgaaaaattaaaagaagtATTTGAAATGATTAAAACAGgggatatattaaaagaaaccgatgaaaatataaaaataatgaaaagtaaaataactgaacaaattttgaaatataaaaatttatataattatgagataaaaatatatcgaCGTGGGaagtatacaaaaaatgacaTAAAAGACGTATTGAATAATACTCCACTTTTAAATGACATAAGAGTGagtatgtataaaaaaatagagtTTGAAAAGATGAATATTCTAAACAATAAACCCGATGAGGGCAACCATGAAATTGGAAACAATGCACTTGACAGTAAGGAGATGAATATTGTTAGAGATAATTAccctaataataatgaaaatgataatagcAGCTTATCCAATAATATAGTCAGCAATGAGGAATCAATGAAAAACGAAGTTAGCCCTGGAACTCTTCTTACACACTACAGTCCAGTTGTTTCAACATATTTAATTgacataattaaaaataaagatgaaataagtaatagttataatagtaaattattaaatatagatttgaataaatgtgtatttttagatataggcaattcattttttgagtatgaaaataattttttaaaatatttgaatatatctTATGATAATTTGGAAGTAAatgaacaaataaaatatgtaacaaaaaacttttttttatttttacgtAAAGCAGAAAATTTGGCTATAAATCATCAAGccgaatatatatttatttcaattgttaatttaaaatcatTAGATGAACTTACTTTGTCAATTTTTGATAGAATTTTTAGATCAGCTTCAGGAAAGCTTTTTAAAGTCTTTATTAATCAGCATAAGCAAttagaattttttaataattaa
- a CDS encoding cytochrome c1 heme lyase, putative, translated as MNAEKNIDIKNSKEKSSIPSVAGSWYYPSQNQFYKTTRKKGYSYTDEELAVALKIHNAVNEETWKKIMKKEAFFFHICKDQKLVRFIGRPTKLSLKAFMLTLIGYNKPFDRHDWYIDRCGNTIKYIIDYYDGKNENNAPVSIYIDARPELSYNNTVDYFKVLYLKFWNFFKLPT; from the exons ATGAATGCAGAGAAAAATAtcgatataaaaaattctaaAGAAAAATCTTCAATTCCGTCTGTTGCTGGAAGTTGGTACTATCCTTCACAAaatcaattttataaaacaacCCGAAAAAAAG GTTATTCCTATACTGATGAAGAATTGGCTGTTGCtctaaaaatacataatgcTGTCAATGAAGAAAcatggaaaaaaattatgaaaaaggaagcattcttttttcatatatgcAAAGATCAAAAATTGGTCAGATTTATTGGTCGTCCTACTAAACTATCTTTAAAAGCTTTTATGCTAACGTTAATTGGGTACAACAAACCGTTTGATAGGCATGACTGGTACATAGACCGATGCGGAAACACAATCAA GTACATTATTGACTATTATgatggaaaaaatgaaaataatgccCCCGTCTCGATATATATCGACGCACGACCAGAATTGAGTTACAACAACACGGTAGACTATTTTAAAGTTTTGTACCTAAAGTTttggaatttttttaaactccCAACATGA
- a CDS encoding nucleosome assembly protein, putative gives MATNENNQPIPPEEEKEISSLLESIKIDDEKMTDLTEEQKETLKKLKLYQKEYYDYESKFEYELFLLRQKYHDLYGPIYDKRREALVGSGEAKIGTPNLPEFWLRALRNNNTVSHVIEDHDEEILVYLNDIRCDYIKKNKEKKEGFILSFHFVKNPFFSNSVLTKTYHMKCVDCDNEPVLLHTEATVIDWYDNKNILKKNVVKKQHNKNSREVKTVQQTVNRDSFFHFFTSHKVPNSNVIKQLSKHEVAQLEMIIEGDYEVALTIKERIIPYAVDYYLGIIIESESNSIVSDVDSSYSSSENNSNYNSYESNNSAYNDENSNVDTNEYDDNDDEGGKSNEEPLTS, from the exons ATGGCAACTAACGAAAATAACCAA CCAATCCCTCCCGAGGAAGAGAAGGAAATATCTTCCCTACTAGAGAGCATAAAAATAG ATGACGAAAAGATGACCGACTTGACTGAAGAGCAAAAAGAGACATTGAAAAAGTTGAAGTTGTATCAAAAGGAATATTATGATTACGAATCGAAATTTgaatatgaattatttttgttaagaCAGAAATACCATGACTTATATGGGCccatatatgataaaagaaGAGAAGCATTAGTAGGAAGTGGCGAAGCAAAAATCGGAACTCCAAATTTACCTGAGTTTTGGTTAAGAGCATTacgtaataataatacggTTAGTCATGTTATAGAGGATCACGATGAAGAAATATtagtttatttaaatgatataagatgtgattatattaaaaagaataaagaaaagaaagaaggttttattttatcatttcattttgttaaaaatccatttttttccaattcTGTATTAACAAAAACATATCATATGAAATGTGTCGATTGTGATAATGAGCCAGTTTTGTTACATACAGAAGCAACAGTAATTGATTGGTATGACAAcaagaatatattaaaaaaaaatgttgttAAAAAGCAGCATAACAAAAATTCACGGGAAGTTAAGACGGTACAACAAACTGTTAATAGAGATagttttttccatttttttacaagTCATAAGGTTCCAAATTCAAATGttataaaacaattaaGTAAGCATGAAGTAGCTCAACTCGAAATGATTATTGAAGGTGATTACGAAGTTGCATTAACAATTAAGGAACGAATTATACCATATGCTGTAGATTATTACTTAGGAATTATTATAGAGAGTGAAAGTAACAGTATAGTTAGTGATGTTGATAGTAGTTATAGCAGTAGTGAAAATAACAGTAATTATAATAGTTATGAAAGCAATAATAGTGCATATAATGACGAAAATAGTAACGTCGATACCAATGAGTATGATGACAATGATGATGAAGGTGGAAAGAGTAACGAAGAACCACTTACCTCTTAA
- a CDS encoding ubiquitin-conjugating enzyme E2, putative yields MALKRITKELQDLNKDPPTNCSAGPIGDDLFFWQATIMGPGDSPYENGVYFLNIKFPPDYPFKPPKIIFTTKIYHPNINTAGAICLDILKDQWSPALTISKVLLSISSLLTDPNADDPLVPEIAHVYKTDRTKYHQTAKAWTQKYAQ; encoded by the exons ATGGctttaaaaagaataacaaag GAATTACAAGACTTAAATAAAGACCCTCCTACAAATTGCTCAGCCGGTCCAATTGGGGATgatctatttttttggcAAGCAACAATAATGGGCCCAGGGGACAG CCCATATGAAAACGGGGTTTACTTTCTTAACATTAAGTTCCCACCCGATTATCCTTTCAAACCACCCAAG ATAATTTTTACGACAAAAATATACCACcctaatataaatactgCAGGAGCTATTTGCCTTGATATACTAAAAGATCAATGGAGCCCTGCGCTAACTATATCTAAAGTCTTACTTTCCATATCATCCCTTTTAACAGATCCCAATGCTG ATGACCCATTAGTTCCCGAAATAGCACATGTCTACAAAACAGATAGAACGAAATATCACCAAACAGCCAAAGCGTGGACGcaaaaatatgcacaataa